Proteins encoded in a region of the Vicia villosa cultivar HV-30 ecotype Madison, WI linkage group LG5, Vvil1.0, whole genome shotgun sequence genome:
- the LOC131604492 gene encoding zinc finger protein ZAT4-like — protein MALIVDQQSNFKHFCKICKKGFGCGRALGGHMRAHGIGDENGQMDDDDPASDWEGGNANNIVPQTSNKRMYSLRTNPNKQKSCRVCEHCGKEFFSWKAFLEHGKCNSDEADEESPESSPESNVMADDGDGDGADGRRCGWSKRKRSMRTKVGSLNNNYICPSSEEEDLANCLMMLSNAIVNPLEAAEPEESCASACRDEERRNPMNFIAPLSYRIPYETNNNNNNNINNNKAKGVAKGLFECKACKKVFNSHQALGGHRASHKKVKGCFAARLDQNLDETIAEDDVMTHDEFFPPKSISSLQYDQGTSSNSTLMPSSSSKRKSKVHECSICHRSFSSGQALGGHKRCHWITSNAPDTSTLARFQQFQDHMEQIPKFDNSSEPIDLKLDLNLPAPTNTQIYMQSWGATANPSASAIKDNNNNNIIKEDNSSQCMIQQNQNNNQVDQNNDTHDENNKNNNNLNSLIQNVDNNEDDSKVKLAKLSELKDVINIGGSSSPWLQVGIGATTDVRNDT, from the coding sequence ATGGCATTGATTGTGGATCAAcaatcaaacttcaaacacttttGTAAAATTTGCAAAAAAGGCTTTGGATGTGGAAGAGCATTGGGAGGACATATGAGAGCTCATGGGATAGGCGACGAAAACGGTCAAATGGACGACGATGATCCGGCGAGCGATTGGGAAGGTGGCAATGCCAATAATATTGTTCCTCAAACAAGTAACAAGCGCATGTATTCTCTTAGAACAAATCCTAATAAGCAAAAAAGTTGTAGGGTATGTGAGCATTGTGGCAAGGAATTTTTCTCTTGGAAGGCTTTTCTCGAACACGGAAAATGCAACTCAGATGAAGCGGATGAAGAGTCTCCTGAATCCTCTCCAGAATCAAACGTCATGGCCGACGATGGCGACGGCGATGGCGCCGATGGGAGAAGATGTGGTTGGTCCAAAAGAAAAAGGTCAATGCGAACTAAAGTAGGTAgtttaaataataattacattTGTCCTTCAAGCGAAGAAGAAGACCTAGCAAATTGTTTAATGATGTTATCAAATGCTATTGTTAATCCTCTCGAGGCGGCGGAGCCGGAAGAATCATGTGCCTCAGCTTGTAGAGATGAAGAAAGAAGAAACCCTATGAATTTCATTGCACCATTGTCTTATAGAATCCCTTATGAaacaaacaacaataacaacaacaacatcaacaacaacaaagccAAAGGTGTTGCAAAAGGTTTATTTGAATGCAAAGCATGCAAAAAAGTCTTCAACTCCCACCAAGCTTTAGGTGGCCATAGAGCAAGTCACAAAAAAGTTAAAGGATGTTTTGCTGCAAGACTTGATCAAAACCTTGATGAAACCATAGCTGAGGATGATGTCATGACACATGATGAGTTCTTCCCTCCAAAATCAATCTCATCTCTACAATATGATCAAGGAACCTCTAGTAACTCTACTTTAAtgccttcttcttcttccaaGAGAAAATCAAAAGTGCATGAATGCTCAATTTGCCATAGGAGTTTCTCTTCTGGACAAGCATTAGGAGGTCACAAAAGATGtcattggataacatcaaatgcaCCCGACACTTCAACATTGGCAAGGTTTCAACAATTTCAAGACCATATGGAACAAATACCTAAGTTTGATAATTCTTCTGAGCCAATTGATCTTAAACTTGATCTTAATCTTCCAGCTCCTACCAATACACAAATTTATATGCAATCATGGGGTGCAACTGCAAACCCTAGTGCAAGTGCAATAAaggacaataataataataatattattaaagaaGATAATAGTAGCCAATGTATgattcaacaaaatcaaaataacaaccaagttgatcaaaataatgacaCTCATGatgaaaacaacaaaaacaacaacaaccttaattCTTTGATACAAAATGTTGATAATAATGAAGATGATAGTAAGGTTAAGTTGGCAAAATTAAGTGAACTAAAAGATGTAATCAATATTGGAGGAAGTTCTTCACCTTGGTTGCAGGTTGGAATTGGTGCAACAACTGATGTGAGGAATGATACGtaa